The Burkholderia mayonis DNA window GCAACTTCATGAAGGGCGGCTGGTCCGGCGCCGATCACTTCAGCGTCGGTGCGTTCCACGGGATGTTCGCGGCGATTCCGTTCGCGATCTGGTTCTTCCTCGCGATCGAAGGCGTCGCGATGGCGGCGGAGGAAGCGAAGCATCCGAAGCGCTCGATCCCGATCGCGTACGTCGCCGGCATCCTGACGCTCGTCGCGCTCGCGATCGGCGTGATGGTGTTCGCAGGCGGCGCGGGCGACTGGACCAAGCTCGCGAACATCAACGACCCGCTGCCGCAGGCGATGAAGTACATCGTCGGCGCGAACAGCGGCTGGATGCACATGCTCGTGTGGCTCGGCCTGTTCGGCCTCGTCGCGTCGTTCCACGGGATCATCCTCGGCTATTCGCGCCAGATCTTCGCGCTCGCTCGTGAAGGCTATCTGCCCGAATGGCTCGCGAAGGTGCATCCGCGCTTCAAGACGCCTTATCGCGCGATTCTCGCGGGCGGCGTGGTCGGCATCGTCGCGATCTACAGCGACGAGCTGATCCAGTTCGGCGGCCAGACGCTCACTGCGAACATCGTGACGATGTCCGTATTCGGCGCTATCGTGATGTACATCGTCAGCATGGCCGCGCTCTTCAAGCTGCGCCGCGTGCAGCCGCGGATGGAACGCCCGTTCCGCGCGCCGCTGTATCCGTTCTTCCCGGCGTTCGCGCTCGTTGCGGCGATCGTGTGCCTCGGCACGATGGTGTACTTCAACGCGCTCGTTGCGTCGATCTTCGTCGTGTTCGTC harbors:
- the eat gene encoding ethanolamine permease, with translation MQTESNGRPGAGGGKAAQPALQQTLGTWQLWGIAVGLVISGEYFGWSYGWASAGTLGFVITALFVAAMYTTFIFSFTELTTSIPHAGGPFAYARRAFGPAGGYLAGVATLVEFVFAPPAIALAIGAYLHVQFPGLEPKHAAMGAYLVFMALNIVGVQIAATFELVVTLLAIFELLVFMGVVSPGFAWSNFMKGGWSGADHFSVGAFHGMFAAIPFAIWFFLAIEGVAMAAEEAKHPKRSIPIAYVAGILTLVALAIGVMVFAGGAGDWTKLANINDPLPQAMKYIVGANSGWMHMLVWLGLFGLVASFHGIILGYSRQIFALAREGYLPEWLAKVHPRFKTPYRAILAGGVVGIVAIYSDELIQFGGQTLTANIVTMSVFGAIVMYIVSMAALFKLRRVQPRMERPFRAPLYPFFPAFALVAAIVCLGTMVYFNALVASIFVVFVALGYGYFLATRSQRAAAPADALLEE